AAGACCACTTTAAGCTGCAGTTCCTCAAAAGTCGGCATAAACTCCGGACGGTAGTTGTCCGTAATCATGACCGCTTCGGCATCGATTCCTTCGTGCTTGGCAGCAGCTTCAGTTAAGCCGGTTCCGGCGATGTTGTCTTCGTAAATTTTTATGCCGGAAGTCCCTTGAGTTCCCATGTAAGGTATTGTATTATTCACCAGATTGCGGGCGACCAGTGTGCCCATCCGCACGGCGTTGGTAGCTAGTGGGATGTAAGCTGTTTTGCCGGTCGGATTGTAATGGATTGCGCAGCTGTCTCCGGCAGCAAAGACGTCCGGCGCGCTGGTGCGCATATAGTTGTCCACGATAATCGCGCCGTTGTCCAGCATATTGACCTGCCCCTTAAGCAGTTCCGTGTTCGGACGGAAACCGATGCACAGGATAACGAGATCGGCTTTGTATTCGCCTTTATCCGTAACGATTGTTGTTACCTTGCCGTCTTCACCTTTGAAAGAGCTGACCTTCTCGCCGAGCGCCAACTCGATACCGTGATCCTTCAGCGATTGTTCGATCGGATTCGTAAACTCGGCGTCCAGATATTTGCTCAGGATGCGCGTCTCCGCATCGATCAGCGTAACCTTTTTGCCGTTAAGCTGGAATGCCTCGACCAGTTCGACGCCGATATAACCCGCCCCGACGACGGCGATATGGTTTGCGCGCTGCGCTTTTTCAATAATCGTATTGGAATGATGGAAGTTTTTTGAGAGCAGAATATTATCAAGCTCCATTCCCTCAAGCTTCGGCACGATCGGCCAAGAACCCGTCGTTACAATCAGCTTGTCGTAGGTGTCGTCAAATTCCTTGCCCGTGTTCAGGTTGCGGGCGCGCAGCGTTTTGTTCTTCGTATCGACGGAGACAACCTCATGGCGCATGTTGGTCTTGACTCCAAGCTCAGCAAGCTTCTCCGGGGACGAATAGAACAATCCTTGCGGGTCCTTTACAACGCCTCCGACATACAGCGCTATGCCGCAGGACAAGAACGAGATGTTGTCGTTGCGCTCATATACGGTAATCTCGGCTTCCGGGTACAGCTGGGCTGTATTGACAATGGCGGCGGTTCCTGCGTGGGTGCATCCGATAACGGCTACTTTCATGGTTTCTTCCTCCTCCAATTTGCAAAGCTCTTTTTTGTATAAAACGTTTGTTAATGTGATTTTTTTCACTTTATATGATTATTATATTGTGATAATTATCACATTTCAATCATTTTTTTGCCAATTAACATATTGTTCACAATTTAAAGTAAACCGCTTCGGCATAAGTCGGTTTTAGTTTTGCCCGCTTGCCCTAACATTATGTCAGCGGAAGAATGAAGCAGCCAACCCCATTGAATGGATGCGCCTTCCTGTGTTCAATCCAAGTCCCCATAAAAAATCCCCCGGTTTCACTAGCGAAACCAGGGGATTTGTGTATTATGCATAAGATTCAGGTCATGCTATAACAGACCGAGCAGGCGTCCTTCCTCATCGATCCGCAGCCCTTCGGCGGCGGGCTTGGCCGGAAGCCCAGGCATAGTGACGATGCTGCCTGTAATGACAACGGCAAAGCCCGCTCCCAGCGACAGCGTAATATCGCGCACCTGAACGGTGAAGCCCCGCGGCGCGCCGAGCAATCGTGGCTGGTCGGAGAAGGAATAAGGCGTCTTGGCCATACACACCTGCAGGCGGCTTAGGCCCAGTTTTTCGATGAGCGCCAGGCTGCGCTTTGCCGCCGGACTGAAGGCGACATCGGCGCCGTGGTAGATTTCCTTGACGATTTTGCCGATCTTCGACGGAATGTCCAGTTCGTTCTCGTATAAAGGAGCAAAAGAAGACGCATCACTTACGGCCAGCAGCTTCTTCAGCTCGGTCGCCAGCTCCAGGCCTCCCGCACCGCCTTCAGCCCACGCCTTGGAAATGGCGACGGGTACGCCCAGGCGGCGGCAAGCCGCGAGCACTTCCTGAATCTCCGCCTGGCTGTCCCCTTCAAAGTGATTGAGCGCCACTACGACAGGAACGCCGAATTTCCCTAAATTATTGATGTGGCGCTCCATATTAGCCATTCCGGCAAGCAGAGCGGCCCGGTTTCCGGCGTAAAGCTCTCCCTTGGGGACACCGCCGTTATATTTCAGCGACTTTACCGTCACGACCAGTACGGCGGCCGAAGGCTTAAGGCCCGCCTGCCGGCATTTGATGTCCATGAACTTCTCCGCCCCGAGATCGGCGCCGAAGCCCGCCTCTGTTACGACGACTTCGCCCAGCTTCAGGGCGTAGCGGGTGCCGATCACGCTGCTGCAGCCATGCGCGATATTGGCAAACGGACCCCCGTGCACGATGACCGGCGTTCCCTCAAGCGTCTGCACCAGATTCGGCTTGACTGCCTCTTTCAGCAGAGCGGTCATCGCATCCACCGCTTTCAGTCCGCCAGCAGTCACCGGCTGCCCTTCAAGGTCATAGCCGATCAGCATGCGGCCAAGGCGCTCCCGCAGATCCGTCAAATTATCGCACAGGCACAGCACGGCCATAATTTCCGAAGCGGTCGTGATCTGAAAGCCGCTCTCCCGGACGATCCCGTTGCCGTCGCCGAGCCCTGTAACAACGCTGCGGAGACTGCGGTCGTTCATGTCCATCACCCGTTTCCAAACAATTCGCTGTGGGTCCAGCCCCAGCTCGTTGCCCTGGAAGATGTGATTGTCAATCATAGCCGACAGCAGATTATGCGCCGACGTCACCGCATGGATATCGCCCGTAAAATGCAGATTGATCTCGTCGGCCGGAACAATCTGCGCTTTGCCGCTGCCCGTTGCTCCGCCCTTCATGCCAAGGCAGGGTCCGAGGGAAGGTTCCCGCAGCGCGGCTACCGTCTTGACGCCCGCCTTGTTCATGGCCTGTGCGAGCCCGATCGTCGTCAGCGTCTTTCCTTCTCCCGCCGGCGTCGGGTTGATGGCGGTAACCAGCACCAGCTTGCCGTCGGGACGGCTTTTGATTTCATCCCACAGGGATGGTGCCAACTTTGCCTTATATTTGCCGTATAACTCCAGATGATCTTCTTGAATGCCCGTCTCTGCCGCTACTT
This region of Paenibacillus sp. URB8-2 genomic DNA includes:
- a CDS encoding FAD-dependent oxidoreductase; this encodes MKVAVIGCTHAGTAAIVNTAQLYPEAEITVYERNDNISFLSCGIALYVGGVVKDPQGLFYSSPEKLAELGVKTNMRHEVVSVDTKNKTLRARNLNTGKEFDDTYDKLIVTTGSWPIVPKLEGMELDNILLSKNFHHSNTIIEKAQRANHIAVVGAGYIGVELVEAFQLNGKKVTLIDAETRILSKYLDAEFTNPIEQSLKDHGIELALGEKVSSFKGEDGKVTTIVTDKGEYKADLVILCIGFRPNTELLKGQVNMLDNGAIIVDNYMRTSAPDVFAAGDSCAIHYNPTGKTAYIPLATNAVRMGTLVARNLVNNTIPYMGTQGTSGIKIYEDNIAGTGLTEAAAKHEGIDAEAVMITDNYRPEFMPTFEELQLKVVFERGTRRILGAQIMSKMDLTQSINTISVCIQNGMTVDQLAFIDFFFQPHYNKPWNFLNTAGLQALPKSAESKQPVRV
- a CDS encoding formate--tetrahydrofolate ligase, whose protein sequence is MRLITEVAAETGIQEDHLELYGKYKAKLAPSLWDEIKSRPDGKLVLVTAINPTPAGEGKTLTTIGLAQAMNKAGVKTVAALREPSLGPCLGMKGGATGSGKAQIVPADEINLHFTGDIHAVTSAHNLLSAMIDNHIFQGNELGLDPQRIVWKRVMDMNDRSLRSVVTGLGDGNGIVRESGFQITTASEIMAVLCLCDNLTDLRERLGRMLIGYDLEGQPVTAGGLKAVDAMTALLKEAVKPNLVQTLEGTPVIVHGGPFANIAHGCSSVIGTRYALKLGEVVVTEAGFGADLGAEKFMDIKCRQAGLKPSAAVLVVTVKSLKYNGGVPKGELYAGNRAALLAGMANMERHINNLGKFGVPVVVALNHFEGDSQAEIQEVLAACRRLGVPVAISKAWAEGGAGGLELATELKKLLAVSDASSFAPLYENELDIPSKIGKIVKEIYHGADVAFSPAAKRSLALIEKLGLSRLQVCMAKTPYSFSDQPRLLGAPRGFTVQVRDITLSLGAGFAVVITGSIVTMPGLPAKPAAEGLRIDEEGRLLGLL